In Pectobacterium brasiliense, a single genomic region encodes these proteins:
- a CDS encoding MFS transporter → MNKTLAKKTSIRWWIAALMWLAIAINYIDRTVLSAAAPHLIEELHLTPEMMGFIMAAFFWSYSLLQIPAGWFADRFGQKKGLGLAVAWWSIATSAMGLATGFKSLLGLRIALGIGEAAAYPSNAGIAAKWFPDRERATISGLFDSASKFGGAVAMPLIVWMIYMVDWRWTFAIIGSVGILWVIAWYFIYAENPEDHKKINKEEIDYIRDGQVQKHGSGTELPMKWYQLLRYRNIWAMCLGFFTINYTSYFFITWLPTYLVQEKGMDFIKMGIVAALPLLSGMIIEIFAGWASDKIAHKKILSLTATRKLFLTIGLLMALCIGFAPFTDSVVLTVILLCIAKSGTTVAASQVWALPGDVAPKNMVSVVAGLQNTVSNMGGAVGPIITGAIVAATGSFTYALVFSAALVVLGIINYLFLMGKVEPIQTEETTLTKNPLPSQKIS, encoded by the coding sequence ATGAATAAAACCCTAGCAAAAAAAACTTCAATACGCTGGTGGATCGCAGCATTAATGTGGCTAGCCATCGCTATCAATTATATTGATAGAACTGTGCTTTCTGCAGCAGCACCACATTTAATTGAAGAATTACATCTTACTCCAGAAATGATGGGCTTTATTATGGCAGCCTTTTTCTGGTCTTATTCGTTGTTACAAATTCCTGCTGGATGGTTTGCCGATCGTTTTGGCCAGAAAAAAGGCTTGGGTCTGGCTGTGGCGTGGTGGTCTATCGCAACATCTGCAATGGGGCTAGCAACAGGTTTTAAATCCCTTCTTGGTCTACGTATCGCGTTGGGTATTGGGGAAGCTGCCGCCTACCCTAGCAATGCAGGTATTGCGGCAAAATGGTTCCCAGACCGCGAACGCGCCACCATTTCCGGGCTTTTTGATAGCGCATCAAAATTTGGCGGAGCCGTTGCTATGCCGCTGATTGTCTGGATGATTTATATGGTCGATTGGCGCTGGACCTTCGCCATCATCGGATCCGTTGGTATCTTATGGGTTATTGCCTGGTATTTTATCTATGCTGAAAACCCTGAAGATCATAAAAAAATCAACAAAGAAGAAATAGACTATATTCGTGACGGTCAGGTTCAAAAACATGGATCCGGCACCGAATTACCCATGAAGTGGTATCAACTTTTACGCTATCGTAATATCTGGGCAATGTGCTTAGGGTTTTTCACTATCAATTACACGTCCTATTTCTTTATTACCTGGTTACCAACCTATCTGGTTCAGGAAAAAGGAATGGATTTCATTAAAATGGGGATTGTCGCCGCCCTCCCCTTACTGTCAGGGATGATTATCGAAATCTTTGCCGGTTGGGCTTCCGATAAAATTGCGCACAAAAAGATTCTCTCGTTAACAGCAACCCGAAAACTTTTCCTGACGATTGGATTATTAATGGCGTTGTGTATTGGATTTGCGCCTTTTACAGATTCAGTTGTTCTCACCGTAATTTTATTATGTATTGCTAAATCCGGCACCACAGTGGCCGCATCGCAAGTATGGGCACTGCCTGGAGACGTTGCGCCTAAGAATATGGTGTCCGTTGTCGCGGGTCTGCAAAATACCGTGTCTAATATGGGGGGCGCAGTTGGCCCAATTATTACCGGGGCCATTGTCGCGGCAACAGGTTCATTTACCTACGCGCTAGTTTTCTCTGCCGCATTGGTAGTATTAGGCATCATCAATTATTTATTCCTCATGGGGAAAGTGGAGCCTATCCAGACGGAAGAAACTACTCTCACTAAAAACCCACTACCTAGCCAAAAAATATCGTAA
- a CDS encoding D-threonate 4-phosphate dehydrogenase, producing the protein MSKIIAVTMGDPAGIGPEIIIKSLAEGELSGASAVVVGCVQTMRRILALNIVPAVELKIIDKPADAVFAPGVINMIDEPLEDPQALKPGVVQSQAGDLAYRCIKKATELAMAGEVHAIATAPLNKEALHSAGHLYPGHTELLAKLTNSRDYAMVLYTDKLKVIHVSTHIALRKFLDTLNRDRVETVINMADVFLKRVGFTHPRIAVAGVNPHAGENGLFGDEEIKIVSPSVEAMKAKGIDVYGPCPPDTVYLQAYEGQYDMVVAMYHDQGHIPLKLLGFYDGVNITAGLPFIRTSADHGTAFDIAWTGKAKSESMAISIQLAMQLA; encoded by the coding sequence GTGAGTAAAATTATTGCAGTAACGATGGGTGATCCGGCAGGGATTGGACCGGAAATTATTATCAAGTCTCTGGCCGAAGGCGAGCTTTCCGGCGCATCTGCTGTGGTGGTGGGCTGTGTACAGACGATGCGACGTATTCTGGCGCTGAATATCGTGCCAGCCGTAGAGCTGAAAATCATTGATAAACCGGCTGACGCGGTCTTCGCGCCGGGCGTCATCAACATGATTGATGAGCCGCTGGAAGATCCTCAGGCTCTGAAGCCTGGCGTTGTTCAGTCGCAGGCGGGCGATTTGGCTTACCGCTGCATCAAGAAAGCGACTGAACTGGCGATGGCGGGTGAAGTCCATGCGATTGCTACCGCGCCGCTGAATAAAGAAGCGCTGCACTCGGCGGGCCACCTCTATCCGGGCCACACCGAGCTGCTGGCGAAGCTGACCAACAGCCGCGACTATGCGATGGTGCTGTATACCGATAAGTTGAAGGTTATCCATGTTTCAACGCACATTGCGCTGCGTAAATTCCTGGATACGCTGAACCGCGATCGCGTGGAAACGGTAATCAACATGGCGGATGTTTTCCTCAAACGCGTCGGTTTTACCCACCCGCGTATCGCCGTGGCCGGGGTTAACCCGCATGCGGGCGAGAATGGCCTGTTTGGTGACGAAGAGATCAAAATTGTGTCGCCATCGGTGGAAGCCATGAAGGCCAAAGGCATTGATGTGTATGGCCCATGCCCGCCGGATACCGTCTATTTGCAGGCGTATGAAGGCCAGTACGACATGGTGGTGGCGATGTATCACGATCAGGGGCATATTCCGCTGAAGCTGCTGGGCTTCTATGATGGGGTGAACATCACTGCCGGATTGCCGTTCATCCGTACGTCTGCTGACCACGGTACGGCGTTTGATATTGCCTGGACCGGTAAAGCGAAGTCAGAAAGTATGGCGATCTCTATTCAGCTCGCGATGCAACTGGCCTGA
- the dtnK gene encoding D-threonate kinase, whose translation MPNVQQSAEQVLVVADDFTGANDAGVGLAQHGARVSVVFDVNKLHADLLGDAVVINTDSRAVRDDVASQRTAEAVAAWQAAGGQGWIIKKIDSTLRGNLGAEIAAALSAADVPVALIAAASPTLGRVTRQGEVWVNGRLLTDTEFASDPKTPVTSASVAARLAEQTALSVAEIHLDDVRQANLAHRLQQLADEGVRLIILDTDVQDDLTHIVDAARTLPFRPLLVGSAGLSEALANTQNFTRKTEKPLLAVVGSMSDIAQKQIAAVRLHSDVTLVDIDINALFSAESSTVMASQCEDAVKALMSGNHCIIRTCHNENQRFEIDARCQQLGLSRQQLGETISHSLGELTRNIVQALDSLTAGSANQRLPGGLYLSGGDIAIAVATALGATGFQIKGQIASCVPWGYLLNSVVGTTPVMTKAGGFGNETTLLDVLRFIEEKVSE comes from the coding sequence ATGCCAAACGTGCAGCAATCAGCAGAACAGGTATTAGTGGTCGCTGATGACTTTACGGGTGCCAATGATGCGGGCGTCGGTCTGGCGCAGCATGGCGCGCGGGTTAGCGTCGTCTTTGACGTTAATAAACTGCACGCGGATTTACTGGGCGATGCGGTGGTGATCAACACCGATAGCCGTGCGGTGCGTGACGACGTGGCATCTCAACGTACTGCAGAAGCGGTTGCAGCCTGGCAGGCCGCGGGTGGACAAGGCTGGATTATCAAGAAGATTGACTCGACGCTGCGCGGGAATTTGGGGGCGGAAATCGCCGCCGCGCTCTCTGCGGCAGACGTACCCGTCGCGCTGATTGCCGCGGCGTCGCCGACGCTGGGGCGTGTGACCCGCCAAGGTGAAGTCTGGGTGAATGGCCGTCTGCTTACCGACACGGAATTTGCCAGCGATCCCAAAACGCCGGTGACCTCCGCTTCTGTCGCTGCCCGTCTGGCAGAACAAACCGCGTTATCCGTGGCGGAGATACACCTTGATGACGTCCGTCAGGCTAATTTAGCCCACCGTTTGCAGCAGCTGGCGGACGAGGGCGTACGTCTGATTATTCTTGATACGGACGTGCAGGACGATCTGACACATATCGTTGATGCCGCCAGAACGCTGCCGTTTCGCCCCTTGCTGGTCGGCTCGGCAGGCCTGAGCGAAGCGCTGGCGAATACGCAGAATTTTACGCGTAAAACCGAAAAGCCGCTGCTGGCTGTCGTTGGGTCGATGAGCGACATCGCTCAAAAACAGATTGCGGCCGTCAGGCTGCACAGCGATGTCACGCTGGTTGATATTGATATCAACGCGCTCTTTTCAGCCGAGTCATCCACCGTCATGGCATCCCAGTGTGAGGACGCGGTGAAGGCGCTGATGAGCGGTAATCACTGCATTATTCGTACCTGTCATAACGAAAATCAGCGCTTCGAGATCGACGCGCGGTGCCAGCAGCTTGGGCTTAGCCGACAGCAGCTTGGCGAAACGATCAGCCACTCTCTGGGGGAACTTACGCGCAATATTGTTCAGGCGCTAGACAGCCTGACGGCGGGCAGCGCTAACCAGCGTCTGCCGGGCGGACTGTATTTATCCGGTGGTGACATTGCGATTGCCGTGGCAACCGCACTGGGCGCGACCGGCTTTCAGATTAAGGGGCAAATCGCATCCTGTGTGCCCTGGGGATACCTGCTGAACAGCGTTGTCGGCACGACCCCTGTGATGACTAAAGCGGGGGGTTTTGGCAACGAAACTACTTTGCTCGACGTTTTACGTTTTATTGAGGAGAAGGTCAGTGAGTAA
- a CDS encoding sialidase family protein, whose product MSSEIITVERSGKVHHAEGDAARLDAYIPSECPQNHAANLLHLPNGDVLCVWFGGTQEGIADISIYMSRLVKGSDSWSQAVKLSEDATRSEQNPVLFLAPDNVLWLLYTAQKSGNQDTAIVRYRQSTDFGATWGEIGTLLDQPGTFIRQPITVLANGDWLLPVFYCRVQPGEKWVGNDDDSAVKISSDQGKTWQEYPVPNSTGCVHMNITPLKDGTLLALYRSRWADFIYQSRSTDGGKTWSDPVPTELPNNNSSIQVTTLENGHLALVFNHMSAADATERRLSLYDEIEDEEDKASNAKMPEVQAGGRSAFWGAPRAPMTLAISEDGGKSWPWQRNIEVGDGYCMTNNSTEKLNREFSYPSVKQAQDGKLHVAFTYFRQAIKHVVVSEEWVKAN is encoded by the coding sequence ATGAGTAGCGAAATCATTACCGTGGAACGTAGCGGAAAAGTTCATCACGCAGAAGGCGATGCCGCGCGTCTGGATGCCTACATTCCATCGGAATGCCCGCAGAATCATGCGGCCAACCTGCTCCATCTGCCGAACGGCGATGTGTTGTGCGTCTGGTTCGGCGGCACACAGGAAGGGATTGCGGATATCTCTATCTACATGTCCCGTCTGGTAAAAGGCAGCGATAGCTGGAGTCAAGCCGTTAAGCTGTCCGAGGACGCCACGCGCTCCGAGCAGAACCCGGTTCTGTTCCTCGCACCGGACAACGTGCTGTGGCTGCTGTACACCGCGCAGAAATCCGGTAATCAGGACACCGCGATTGTGCGCTACCGTCAGTCTACGGATTTCGGTGCGACCTGGGGCGAGATCGGCACACTGCTCGATCAGCCGGGTACCTTCATTCGCCAGCCCATCACCGTGTTGGCAAACGGCGACTGGCTGCTGCCGGTGTTCTACTGCCGCGTTCAGCCGGGCGAGAAATGGGTCGGCAACGATGATGACAGCGCCGTAAAAATTTCCAGCGATCAGGGGAAAACCTGGCAGGAATACCCAGTGCCAAACAGCACGGGCTGCGTGCATATGAACATCACCCCGCTGAAGGACGGCACGCTGCTGGCGCTGTACCGCAGCCGCTGGGCGGATTTCATCTACCAAAGCCGTTCAACGGATGGCGGTAAAACCTGGTCGGATCCCGTGCCGACCGAGTTGCCGAACAACAACTCGTCCATTCAGGTGACGACGCTGGAGAATGGCCATCTGGCGCTGGTGTTCAACCATATGAGCGCCGCCGATGCCACCGAACGCCGTCTGTCGCTGTACGATGAAATCGAGGACGAAGAAGACAAAGCCAGCAATGCCAAAATGCCGGAAGTGCAAGCCGGTGGTCGTAGCGCCTTCTGGGGTGCTCCACGCGCCCCGATGACGCTCGCCATTTCGGAAGACGGCGGTAAAAGCTGGCCGTGGCAGCGCAATATCGAAGTGGGCGACGGTTACTGCATGACCAATAACTCCACGGAGAAGCTGAACCGCGAGTTCTCTTACCCCAGCGTTAAACAAGCGCAGGACGGTAAACTGCACGTGGCGTTCACCTATTTCCGTCAGGCGATCAAGCACGTCGTGGTGAGTGAGGAGTGGGTCAAAGCGAACTAA
- a CDS encoding YhcH/YjgK/YiaL family protein: MIAGNLNALKLATLPDALWTILSAPGMSLAELNVLPEGRYQPEGADWFYNIGTVNTAPRATRHTEFHSNYLDIQLILEGEEIIGYGLNDVHGQPATERKPDLYILDNPQVPHQIHLRAGDFVTFYPGEAHQALCAINDSPAPVKKAVFKIPVTLL; encoded by the coding sequence ATGATTGCAGGAAACCTCAACGCCCTCAAACTCGCCACGCTGCCCGATGCACTGTGGACCATTCTGTCCGCTCCGGGCATGTCGTTGGCTGAACTGAACGTGCTGCCCGAAGGCCGTTATCAGCCGGAAGGAGCCGACTGGTTCTACAACATCGGCACCGTGAACACCGCACCGCGCGCCACACGACATACCGAATTTCACAGCAACTACCTCGATATTCAACTGATTCTGGAAGGCGAGGAAATTATCGGTTACGGTCTGAATGATGTGCACGGCCAACCCGCGACCGAACGTAAGCCGGATCTCTACATTCTGGATAATCCTCAGGTGCCGCATCAGATCCACCTGCGGGCGGGCGACTTCGTCACCTTCTATCCGGGTGAAGCTCATCAGGCGCTGTGTGCGATTAACGACAGCCCTGCCCCGGTCAAAAAAGCCGTGTTTAAAATCCCCGTCACGTTGTTGTAA
- a CDS encoding metal ABC transporter substrate-binding protein, producing MKRSLLAIALSGLLLSPLAMAKNLDVVASFSVLGDMVSHIGGDRVTVTDLVKVNGDPHEFESSPKDSKTLAHADLVFVNGLGLEGWIDRLVTASGYHGDVITASNGIETRTMVEDGKTETDPHAWNSMSNGVVYAHNIVNALVKADPTNADYYRQQGEAYIKQLQELDSYAKKTFAAIPPEKRKVLTSHDAFGYFGHAYGVKFLSPVGYSTESEASSKKVASLIKQIKQEKVKSYFIENQTDGRLVKQIADASGAQPGGELYPEALTDASGPAATYTAAFKHNVDTLAASMK from the coding sequence ATGAAACGTTCACTGTTAGCTATTGCGTTATCCGGCCTGCTGCTTAGCCCACTGGCGATGGCAAAGAATCTTGATGTGGTAGCCAGCTTTTCCGTACTCGGCGATATGGTCAGCCATATTGGCGGCGATCGCGTTACCGTGACCGATCTGGTGAAGGTCAATGGCGATCCACATGAGTTTGAATCCTCTCCGAAAGACAGCAAGACGCTGGCTCACGCCGATCTGGTGTTCGTTAACGGGCTGGGGCTGGAAGGGTGGATTGACCGACTGGTCACCGCATCCGGCTATCATGGCGATGTCATTACGGCGTCAAACGGAATTGAAACTCGCACCATGGTGGAAGATGGCAAAACAGAAACCGATCCGCATGCCTGGAACAGCATGAGCAACGGCGTGGTCTACGCGCACAACATCGTCAATGCGCTGGTGAAAGCCGATCCAACGAATGCCGATTACTATCGTCAGCAGGGTGAAGCCTACATCAAGCAGCTACAGGAGCTGGATAGCTATGCGAAAAAAACCTTTGCCGCGATTCCGCCAGAAAAGCGTAAAGTGCTGACCAGCCATGACGCATTTGGTTATTTCGGCCATGCCTACGGCGTGAAGTTCCTGTCGCCGGTGGGCTACTCTACCGAATCGGAAGCCAGCAGCAAAAAAGTGGCCTCGCTGATTAAGCAAATCAAGCAAGAGAAGGTGAAAAGCTACTTCATTGAAAACCAGACCGATGGACGTTTGGTGAAACAAATCGCCGATGCCAGCGGCGCACAGCCCGGCGGTGAACTGTACCCGGAAGCCCTGACTGACGCCTCCGGCCCCGCGGCAACTTACACGGCTGCGTTTAAACACAACGTCGATACCCTCGCCGCCAGCATGAAGTAA
- a CDS encoding DeoR/GlpR family DNA-binding transcription regulator has translation MGIAVDPTLTDAFRMSGDKVKGQSRLDQIMDYLKSHNLVTVDELVSVIDASPATIRRDLIKLDEQGVISRSHGGVTLNRFIPSQPTTNEKLHRSLQEKQAIARYAATLVKPGSAVVLDAGTTMLELARHLTHLPLRVITADLQIALFLSEFKQIEVTIIGGRIDDSSQSCIGEHGRRLLRSIYPDIAFISCNSWSLDKGITTPTEEKAGVKQDLGANASRRILLADSSKYGAYSLFCVTPLSELTDIITDSALAPEAQTELKGKAFNLTLV, from the coding sequence ATGGGTATCGCCGTGGATCCTACATTAACTGATGCTTTCCGCATGAGCGGGGATAAAGTAAAAGGGCAGAGCCGTCTTGATCAGATTATGGATTACCTGAAAAGCCATAATCTGGTGACGGTAGATGAACTGGTGTCCGTGATCGACGCTTCCCCAGCGACGATCCGTCGTGATTTAATCAAACTGGATGAGCAGGGCGTGATTAGCCGCAGTCATGGCGGCGTGACGCTCAATCGTTTTATTCCTTCCCAGCCGACCACGAATGAGAAATTACATCGTAGCCTTCAAGAGAAGCAGGCGATAGCACGCTATGCCGCGACGCTGGTTAAACCGGGCAGCGCGGTGGTGTTGGATGCGGGAACGACCATGCTGGAGCTGGCGCGCCACCTGACGCATCTTCCGCTGCGTGTGATTACCGCCGATCTGCAAATTGCGCTGTTCCTGTCTGAATTCAAGCAGATCGAAGTGACGATTATCGGTGGGCGTATTGATGACAGCAGCCAGTCCTGCATCGGCGAACACGGCCGCCGTCTGTTACGCAGCATTTACCCCGATATTGCGTTTATCAGCTGCAACTCGTGGAGTCTGGATAAAGGCATCACCACGCCGACGGAAGAGAAAGCCGGTGTAAAACAAGATCTTGGCGCGAATGCTAGTCGTCGAATACTGCTGGCCGACAGCAGCAAATACGGCGCGTACTCACTGTTCTGCGTCACGCCTCTGTCGGAGCTGACCGATATCATCACCGACAGCGCGTTAGCACCCGAGGCGCAAACAGAGCTGAAAGGCAAAGCGTTCAATCTGACGCTGGTGTAA
- a CDS encoding iron-containing alcohol dehydrogenase encodes MNINSTILSGYRVLQDISHLLAGKQHVLFVTDKNIVGLPDVQALIAQVKHAVPQVLLVDHVPAEPSQHDVAQILSQLNQIQTDLVIGVGGGSVLDVAKLLSVLCAGDETVTLDSLLAGEKPTRRTTSLLIPTTAGTGSEATPNAILAIPEKETKVGIITPVMLPDYVALVPELTISMPSHIAASTGIDALCHLIECFTSTIANPVSDNYALIGLKKLFANLETSVREPSNMEAKLNMLWASYYGGAAIAHSGTHLVHAMSYPLGGKYHIPHGVANAILLTPCMRFVQDAAQEKFAQAYDLLPDADLTLSTAEKAQALVTYFSELVKRLNLPNTLQQLGVEKDHLPYLVDAALQVQRLMKNVPTQVSADDVREVYLTLF; translated from the coding sequence ATGAATATCAATAGTACTATCCTCAGCGGTTACCGGGTACTTCAGGACATTAGTCACCTGTTGGCAGGGAAACAGCACGTTTTATTTGTCACCGACAAAAACATCGTCGGGCTGCCTGACGTTCAGGCGCTGATCGCACAAGTTAAGCACGCCGTTCCGCAAGTTCTGTTGGTTGATCATGTTCCTGCCGAACCAAGCCAGCACGACGTGGCACAGATACTGAGCCAACTCAATCAAATCCAGACCGATCTGGTCATCGGTGTAGGCGGCGGCAGCGTACTGGACGTCGCCAAACTGCTTTCTGTGCTGTGCGCGGGCGATGAAACAGTCACGCTGGATAGCTTGCTAGCCGGAGAGAAACCGACGCGCCGCACGACATCCCTGCTTATCCCGACCACCGCAGGAACCGGCTCAGAAGCTACGCCGAATGCCATTCTGGCGATCCCAGAGAAAGAGACCAAAGTCGGCATTATTACGCCAGTGATGCTGCCGGACTACGTTGCGCTGGTGCCAGAGCTGACCATCAGCATGCCGTCACATATCGCCGCTTCAACCGGTATCGATGCGCTCTGCCACCTGATTGAGTGTTTCACCTCAACGATTGCCAACCCGGTCAGCGACAACTACGCGCTGATTGGCCTGAAAAAGCTGTTTGCCAACCTCGAAACCTCCGTGCGCGAGCCGAGCAATATGGAAGCCAAGCTGAACATGCTATGGGCGTCCTATTACGGCGGTGCCGCGATTGCCCACTCCGGTACGCATCTGGTTCATGCCATGTCTTACCCGCTGGGCGGCAAGTACCACATCCCACACGGCGTAGCGAACGCCATCCTGCTCACCCCTTGCATGCGTTTCGTGCAAGACGCTGCACAGGAGAAATTCGCACAGGCGTATGACCTACTGCCGGATGCCGATCTAACGCTCAGTACTGCGGAAAAAGCGCAGGCGCTGGTGACCTATTTCAGCGAGTTGGTTAAACGTCTCAACCTGCCTAACACCTTACAGCAGCTCGGCGTGGAAAAAGATCACCTGCCGTATCTGGTTGATGCCGCGTTACAGGTACAGCGCCTGATGAAAAACGTGCCGACACAGGTCAGCGCCGACGATGTGCGTGAGGTTTACCTGACCCTATTTTAA
- a CDS encoding phosphoglycerate dehydrogenase: protein MKVISTSPSFAKYDPSPITDLEKQGFEFIALPADATLEDLLPHLEDAVAMIVAFTNVNEALLKHAPQLKIVCKHGVGVDNIDLDATKNRNIFVTNVPNANKHAVADFAFSLLLNCARQISQAEKQTRAGNWPRIFATDAYGKTLGIVGLGNIGKQVALRASGFNMRVLAYDFYEDRDFAKKNNIEFVDIDTLTRESDFITLHTPLTEQTHYLFDAARLKKMKKSAYLINVSRGGVVDENALYDALISGDIAGAAADVFEQEPIKEHPLFTVDNFIPTSHIAGYTDGAISAIGIHCVEQIITCIINNQRPLNIMNNI, encoded by the coding sequence ATGAAAGTTATTTCAACATCACCTTCTTTTGCCAAATATGATCCGTCTCCTATTACGGACTTAGAGAAACAGGGTTTTGAATTCATTGCGTTACCCGCCGATGCGACGCTGGAAGACTTGCTCCCTCATCTGGAGGACGCAGTGGCCATGATTGTGGCATTCACCAACGTCAACGAAGCGCTACTGAAACATGCACCACAACTGAAAATTGTCTGTAAGCACGGTGTCGGTGTGGATAACATCGACCTCGATGCAACTAAAAATCGTAATATATTTGTCACCAATGTTCCTAATGCCAATAAGCACGCCGTTGCAGATTTCGCATTTTCTCTATTATTAAATTGTGCGCGACAGATTTCTCAGGCAGAGAAACAAACCCGAGCCGGAAATTGGCCACGCATTTTTGCTACCGATGCCTACGGTAAAACGTTGGGTATTGTTGGCTTAGGTAATATAGGTAAACAAGTCGCCTTGCGTGCGAGTGGATTCAACATGCGAGTACTGGCTTATGATTTCTATGAAGATAGAGACTTTGCCAAAAAAAATAATATCGAATTTGTAGATATTGATACGTTAACCAGAGAAAGTGATTTTATTACGCTGCATACTCCACTGACTGAACAAACACACTATCTTTTTGATGCGGCACGACTGAAAAAAATGAAAAAAAGTGCCTATCTCATTAATGTGTCACGTGGCGGTGTGGTAGATGAAAATGCACTTTATGATGCATTAATTTCTGGCGACATCGCAGGCGCTGCGGCGGATGTATTCGAGCAAGAACCGATTAAAGAACATCCTTTATTTACAGTAGATAATTTCATTCCAACGTCGCATATCGCTGGCTATACCGATGGTGCCATCAGCGCAATTGGTATACATTGCGTTGAGCAAATTATTACCTGCATCATCAATAACCAGCGCCCGTTAAATATTATGAATAACATATAA
- a CDS encoding dihydrodipicolinate synthase family protein: MSKNITGVLTAIVTPFDNQGEFNPAAMRLQVQRQMRYGNGIFCNGTNGEFFVLHTDEKVAVTETCVDEVAGKVPVVGHIGEISTRETIKLGKRIAALGVDAVSVITPYFIPLKQEELIAHYTAVADALTVPVFLYNIPARTGNTLAPETVRKLADHPNIIGIKDSAGSYESLSGYVQAVKGVQGFNVLNGPDSLIHQGFVDGCSACISGLANVAPEPISQIWHRFHAGDIAGSHQAQEQVAELRKTLYAIAFSPAVVKKALTLMGHDVGVSRYPIQFSTQDEDNIRRIIGQLAN, from the coding sequence ATGAGTAAAAATATTACCGGCGTCCTGACCGCCATCGTCACGCCGTTTGATAACCAGGGCGAATTTAACCCCGCTGCCATGCGCCTTCAGGTGCAACGCCAGATGCGCTACGGCAACGGTATCTTTTGTAATGGCACCAACGGTGAGTTTTTCGTACTGCACACCGATGAAAAAGTCGCCGTTACTGAAACCTGCGTTGATGAAGTTGCCGGAAAAGTGCCGGTTGTCGGCCACATCGGTGAAATCTCCACGCGGGAAACCATCAAACTCGGCAAGCGCATCGCCGCGCTGGGTGTTGATGCCGTTTCGGTCATCACCCCGTATTTCATCCCACTCAAACAGGAAGAACTGATCGCCCACTACACCGCCGTCGCCGATGCGCTGACTGTGCCGGTGTTTCTCTACAACATTCCTGCACGCACGGGGAATACGCTGGCGCCGGAAACGGTTCGCAAACTGGCGGATCACCCGAACATCATCGGCATTAAAGACAGCGCAGGCAGCTATGAAAGCCTGAGCGGTTATGTGCAAGCGGTGAAAGGTGTACAGGGCTTTAACGTATTGAATGGCCCAGACTCGCTCATTCACCAGGGCTTTGTTGACGGCTGCTCCGCCTGTATTTCCGGGCTGGCTAACGTGGCACCGGAACCGATCAGCCAGATTTGGCATCGCTTCCATGCCGGTGACATTGCGGGTTCACATCAGGCACAAGAACAGGTTGCCGAGTTGCGTAAGACGCTGTATGCCATCGCATTCTCGCCTGCGGTGGTGAAAAAAGCGCTGACCTTAATGGGGCACGATGTTGGCGTTAGCCGTTACCCAATTCAATTCTCCACACAGGATGAAGACAACATCCGCCGCATTATTGGGCAGTTGGCTAACTAA
- a CDS encoding lipocalin-like domain-containing protein: MTSQSFDNNGLRQKLHGLWFLESFIDVLGDGSVVHMMGEGATGYIQYTDDNWMTVQIMGSDRVPYDSGIMIGGSEQQLMQAAATYFAYAGRYETHDAAQTVTHHLDYCLIPNWIGSSQLRYAQFSENDTRLCLTTDPMTFNGLVHKPELNWRKQSA, encoded by the coding sequence ATGACATCGCAATCTTTCGACAACAACGGGTTACGCCAGAAACTTCACGGGCTATGGTTTCTGGAATCCTTCATTGATGTACTGGGTGACGGCAGCGTGGTTCATATGATGGGGGAAGGGGCAACCGGCTATATTCAGTACACTGACGATAACTGGATGACGGTGCAAATCATGGGCAGCGACAGAGTGCCCTACGACTCGGGCATCATGATCGGGGGGTCAGAGCAGCAGCTGATGCAGGCCGCCGCCACCTACTTCGCGTATGCTGGACGTTATGAAACCCATGACGCCGCGCAGACCGTCACGCACCATCTGGACTATTGCCTCATTCCGAACTGGATTGGTTCCAGCCAGCTGCGCTACGCACAGTTCAGTGAAAACGACACACGTCTCTGTTTAACAACGGATCCGATGACGTTCAACGGCCTGGTGCATAAACCCGAACTCAACTGGCGGAAGCAGTCGGCCTGA